The Colias croceus chromosome 21, ilColCroc2.1 genome window below encodes:
- the LOC123701432 gene encoding uncharacterized protein LOC123701432, translating to MDTVGQLNSGPRKKQRKDRSTYKKKTYTDKDPLGINFKQPCQHKTSSKFKCSSVTLRNVIKNRKLFFAQNSKVKQDVYLTRLMTSYEPQRRRGGLGIGLKNRKMSCSYHLLSKNNKMVTVCKEFFKVTFSVTNKRLQTINTSTYKGDLPQENRGGDRRSTKSEEKKQSLRNFLKALPAKESHYNRLKSKRIYLSSELNGAKLLRYYNSSVPANLRVSRSMFYDIFYKDFNIGFSCPSSDACNVCTLWSYKIKNECDPAKKQILMVEKRVHKLRANAFYQYMKDEVEGSISFCFDLQQVQPLPRTPIQDAFYSRQVSLYNFCIVDLKSKKPTFFTWNETQASRGSVEIGSALYTYLNGLDIPAEITTLRLFCDGCGGQNKNNHIIHMLLFWLHNNAPPHLRQINLTFPVRGHSFLPADRVGWRKKLGNFL from the exons atggaCACTGTAGGCCAGTTGAATTCTGGTCCGAGAAAGAAACAACGAAAAGATCGGTCTACTTATAAAAAGAAGAC GTACACAGATAAGGATCCTCttggaattaattttaagcagCCATGTCAACACAAGACCTCCAGTAAATTCAAATGTTCTTCGGTAACACTTcggaatgttataaaaaaccGAAAGTTGTTTTTTGCACAAAACAGTAAAGTCAAACAAGATGTTTATTTGACGAGATTAATGACATCATATGAACCTCAGAGAAGAAGAGGTGGTTTAGGAATTGGGCttaaaaacagaaaaatgtCTTGCTCCTATCATTTGttatcaaaaaataacaaaatggtAACTGTAtgtaaagaatttttcaaggTTACTTTCTcagtaacaaacaaacgatTGCAAACTATCAACACATCCACGTACAAAGGAGATCTTCCGCAAGAAAACAGAGGAGGGGACAGAAGATCTACCAAAAGTGAAGAAAAAAAACAGAGCCTCAGAAATTTTCTTAAAGCACTGCCAGCAAAGGAAAGTCATTATAAtagattaaaaagtaaaagaatttatttaagttcAGAGTTGAATGGTGCCAAATTGTTGAGGTATTACAATAGTTCTGTTCCTGCCAATTTAAGGGTATCACGATCAATgttttatgatatattttataaagactTTAATATTGGCTTCTCATGCCCTTCCTCTGATGCCTGTAATGTTTGTACCCTTTGgtcttacaaaataaaaaacgaatGTGATCCAGCCaagaaacaaatattaatggTAGAAAAAAGGGTTCACAAACTCCGGGCTAATGCTTTCTATCAGTACATGAAGGATGAAGTAGAAGGGAGTATATCCTTCTGTTTTGACCTACAGCAGGTCCAACCTCTACCGAGAACTCCTATCCAGGATGCCTTTTACTCCCGGCAAGTCAGTCTCTACAATTTTTGTATAGTTGACTTAAAGTCTAAAAAAccaactttttttacttggAATGAGACTCAAGCCAGTAGGGGGTCAGTGGAAATTGGTTCCGCTCTGTACACTTACTTGAATGGACTCGATATACCTGCTGAAATAACAACATTGAGACTGTTCTGTGATGGCTGTGGTGGCCAGAACAAGAACAACCATATCATTCATATGCTCTTGTTCTGGCTACATAACAATGCACCTCCACATTTAAGACAGATTAACTTAACATTCCCTGTCAGAGGCCACAGCTTCCTCCCAGCTGACCGGGTCGGTTGGAGAAAGAAATTAGGAAATTTCCTGTAA
- the LOC123701372 gene encoding putative nuclease HARBI1 — protein MVCDSNLKITNVNPKFGGATHDSFIWASSRMETFMRELHQNGEQVWLLGDSGYPQRPWLMTPILNTIPGSVEDTYTQRHVQARNCIERCFGLLKSRWRCLLRHRTLHYHPVVAGKIVLACCVLHNMALEANLPSPSIMEVEEDDAQPENASNSVGAASSQSELLQGRAVLNNLLSRL, from the exons ATG GTATGCGacagtaatttaaaaattactaatGTAAATCCAAAGTTTGGCGGAGCTACACATGACTCTTTCATATGGGCATCTAGCAGAATGGAAACATTTATGAGAGAATTGCACCAAAATGGAGAACAAGTGTGGTTATTAG GTGATTCTGGATATCCTCAGCGGCCATGGCTGATGACTcctatattaaatacaattccTGGCTCTGTTGAAGATACATATACTCAGCGACATGTACAAGCAAGGAACTGTATAGAACGCTGTTTTGGATTGCTCAAGTCACGTTGGAGGTGTTTATTAAGACACAGGACCTTGCATTATCATCCTGTGGTTGCTGGGAAAATTGTACTTGCCTGTTGTGTGTTACACAATATGGCTTTAGAGGCCAATTTACCTTCTCCATCTATTATGGAAGTAGAAGAAGATGATGCTCAACCTGAGAATGCATCTAATAGTGTTGGTGCTGCTAGTAGTCAAAGTGAGCTACTCCAAGGCAGGGCAGTACTGAATAATCTTTTATCCAGACTTTAA